One stretch of Actinacidiphila sp. DG2A-62 DNA includes these proteins:
- a CDS encoding L-threonylcarbamoyladenylate synthase: MARRYDCSEATDRVTGLREATSAVKRGELVVLPTDTVYGIGADAFDAEAVGDLLEAKGRGRNMPSPVLVGSPNTLHGIVTDFSEQAWELVDAFWPGALTIVTRHQPSLNWDLGDTRGTVAVRMPLHPVAIELLTATGPMAVSSANLTGMPSPQDCDAAQDMLGDSVAVYLDGGPTPAAVPSSIVDVTGKTPVLLRAGAISAEELRKVVPDLQERS, encoded by the coding sequence ATGGCACGGCGATACGACTGCTCCGAGGCGACGGACCGGGTCACCGGCCTGCGCGAGGCCACCTCGGCGGTCAAGCGCGGCGAACTCGTCGTCCTGCCCACCGACACCGTCTACGGCATCGGCGCCGACGCCTTCGACGCCGAGGCCGTCGGCGACCTGCTGGAGGCCAAGGGCCGCGGCCGCAACATGCCCTCGCCGGTGCTGGTCGGCTCGCCCAACACCCTGCACGGCATCGTCACCGACTTCTCCGAGCAGGCGTGGGAGCTGGTCGACGCGTTCTGGCCCGGCGCGCTGACCATCGTCACCCGGCACCAGCCGTCGCTGAACTGGGACCTCGGCGACACCCGCGGCACCGTCGCGGTCCGCATGCCGCTGCACCCGGTCGCCATCGAACTGCTCACCGCCACCGGCCCGATGGCCGTCTCCAGCGCCAACCTGACCGGCATGCCGTCCCCGCAGGACTGCGACGCCGCGCAGGACATGCTCGGCGACTCGGTGGCCGTCTACCTCGACGGCGGCCCGACGCCGGCCGCCGTGCCGTCATCCATCGTCGACGTCACGGGCAAGACGCCGGTGCTGCTGCGGGCCGGGGCGATCAGTGCGGAGGAACTCCGCAAGGTCGTACCCGACCTGCAGGAGCGCAGTTGA
- a CDS encoding arsenate reductase/protein-tyrosine-phosphatase family protein, translating to MTPDGRGIRGPAPAPARAHAAAEHGGAVPVFRVLHVCTGNVCRSPMAERLMRHGLSRRLGDAAAGVLVESAGTWGHEGAPMEAHAAAVLAEHGADPAGFTARELLDEHVIDADLVLTATRDHRAQVISMGHAAGLRTFTLKEFTRLVRAIDMATLPEGTVAERARALVRAAAALRGWLLAPSPDADEVHDPYGAPVGYFRSIGEEIHTALDPMVTALTGIPAAV from the coding sequence TTGACGCCGGACGGACGCGGCATACGGGGACCCGCGCCCGCGCCGGCGCGGGCGCACGCCGCCGCGGAGCACGGGGGCGCCGTCCCGGTGTTCCGCGTGCTCCACGTCTGCACCGGCAACGTGTGCCGCTCGCCGATGGCCGAGCGGCTGATGCGGCACGGCCTGTCCCGGCGGCTCGGGGACGCCGCGGCCGGCGTCCTGGTGGAGTCGGCCGGCACCTGGGGCCACGAGGGCGCGCCGATGGAGGCGCACGCGGCCGCGGTGCTCGCCGAACACGGCGCCGACCCGGCCGGCTTCACCGCGCGCGAGCTGCTGGACGAACACGTCATCGACGCCGACCTGGTGCTCACCGCGACCCGCGACCACCGCGCGCAGGTGATCTCGATGGGCCACGCGGCGGGCCTGCGCACCTTCACGCTCAAGGAGTTCACCCGCCTGGTGCGCGCGATAGACATGGCCACCCTGCCCGAGGGCACCGTGGCCGAGCGGGCCCGCGCGCTGGTCAGGGCCGCCGCCGCGCTGCGCGGCTGGCTGCTGGCGCCGAGCCCCGACGCCGACGAGGTGCACGACCCGTACGGCGCCCCGGTCGGCTACTTCCGCAGCATCGGCGAGGAGATCCACACCGCGCTCGACCCGATGGTCACCGCGCTGACCGGCATCCCCGCGGCGGTCTGA
- the prmC gene encoding peptide chain release factor N(5)-glutamine methyltransferase, whose product MNLLLAEVAQAAQRLADAGVPSPRFDAEELAAYVHGVKRGELHSVPDAEFDARYWEAVARREAREPLQHITGRAFFRYLELQVGPGVFVPRPETESVVGWAIDAVRAMDVAEPLIVDLCTGSGAIALALAQEVPRSRVHAVELSEQALEWARKNVAGSKVDLRHGDALTAFRDLDGQVDLVVSNPPYIPLTEWEYVAPEARDHDPELALFSGEDGLDAIRGIERAASRLLRPGGVVVVEHADSQGGQVPWIFKEDAGWADAADHPDLNNRPRFTTARKATP is encoded by the coding sequence GTGAATCTGCTGCTCGCCGAGGTGGCGCAGGCCGCCCAGCGACTCGCCGACGCGGGCGTGCCCTCGCCCCGCTTCGACGCCGAGGAGCTGGCCGCGTATGTCCACGGGGTCAAGCGCGGCGAGCTGCACAGCGTTCCCGACGCGGAGTTCGACGCCCGCTACTGGGAGGCGGTGGCCCGCCGCGAGGCCCGCGAGCCGCTCCAGCACATCACCGGCCGGGCCTTCTTCCGCTACCTGGAGCTCCAGGTCGGCCCCGGCGTCTTCGTGCCCCGCCCGGAGACCGAGTCCGTGGTCGGCTGGGCGATAGACGCGGTCCGCGCGATGGACGTCGCCGAACCCCTGATCGTGGACCTGTGCACCGGGTCCGGCGCGATCGCGCTGGCACTGGCGCAGGAGGTGCCGCGCTCGCGGGTGCACGCCGTCGAGCTGTCCGAACAGGCCCTGGAATGGGCCCGCAAGAACGTCGCGGGCAGCAAGGTCGACCTGCGGCACGGCGACGCGCTCACCGCCTTCCGCGACCTGGACGGCCAGGTCGACCTGGTCGTCTCCAACCCGCCGTACATCCCGCTCACCGAGTGGGAGTACGTCGCCCCCGAGGCCCGCGACCACGACCCCGAACTCGCCCTGTTCTCCGGCGAGGACGGCCTGGACGCCATCCGCGGCATCGAGCGCGCCGCCTCCCGGCTGCTGCGCCCCGGCGGCGTCGTGGTGGTCGAGCACGCCGACTCCCAGGGCGGCCAGGTGCCGTGGATCTTCAAGGAGGACGCGGGATGGGCCGACGCGGCCGACCACCCGGACCTGAACAACCGCCCGCGCTTCACCACGGCCCGCAAGGCGACGCCGTGA
- a CDS encoding MraY family glycosyltransferase has protein sequence MREYLLTLFVSAAVTYLLTGPVRKFAIAAGAMPPIRARDVHREPTPRLGGIAMFGGLCAGLLVAAHLNNISDVYKLSNEPRALLSGAGLIWLLGVLDDKWGVDALIKLGVQMIAAGVMVLQGLTILWLPVPGIGPVALTPVQSTLLTVALVVITINAVNFVDGLDGLAAGMVCIAAIAFFMYAYRMWYGYGIEAAAPATLFSAILIGMCLGFLPHNIHPARIFMGDSGSMLIGLVLSSGAISITGQVDPDAITDLTGSTKETVHFMVPVYMPLLLPLTMIAIPAADLVLAVVRRTWKGQSPFAADRGHLHHRLLEIGHSHARAVWIMYFWAALIAFAAVAFSVNSSSLMIVLVIIALSAVGLVALLLPAFTPHAPRWAESVVPPRYRRRRRRMAAAAAAAEREMRSANPPALGGATAVGDRAPLPERRRPVKTR, from the coding sequence GTGCGCGAGTATCTGCTGACTCTCTTCGTATCGGCGGCGGTCACCTACCTGCTGACCGGCCCGGTGCGCAAGTTCGCCATCGCCGCCGGCGCCATGCCGCCGATCCGCGCCCGCGACGTGCACCGCGAGCCCACCCCCCGCCTCGGCGGCATCGCCATGTTCGGCGGGCTGTGCGCGGGACTGCTGGTCGCGGCCCACCTGAACAACATCAGCGACGTCTACAAGCTCTCCAACGAGCCGCGCGCGCTGCTGTCCGGGGCCGGGCTGATCTGGCTGCTGGGCGTGCTGGACGACAAGTGGGGCGTGGACGCGCTGATCAAGCTCGGCGTGCAGATGATCGCGGCCGGCGTGATGGTGCTCCAGGGCCTGACCATCCTGTGGCTGCCGGTGCCGGGCATCGGCCCGGTCGCGCTCACCCCGGTGCAGTCGACGCTGCTGACCGTGGCGCTGGTGGTGATCACCATCAACGCGGTGAACTTCGTGGACGGTCTGGACGGTCTGGCGGCCGGCATGGTGTGCATCGCCGCCATCGCGTTCTTCATGTACGCCTACCGCATGTGGTACGGCTACGGCATCGAGGCGGCCGCGCCCGCCACGCTCTTCAGCGCGATCCTGATCGGGATGTGCCTGGGCTTCCTGCCGCACAACATCCACCCGGCCCGGATCTTCATGGGCGACTCCGGCTCGATGCTGATCGGCCTGGTGCTCTCCTCCGGCGCGATCTCCATCACCGGCCAGGTCGACCCGGACGCGATCACCGACCTGACCGGGTCCACCAAGGAGACCGTGCACTTCATGGTGCCGGTCTACATGCCGCTGCTGCTGCCGCTCACCATGATCGCCATCCCGGCCGCCGACCTGGTGCTCGCCGTGGTGCGCCGGACCTGGAAGGGCCAGTCGCCGTTCGCCGCCGACCGCGGCCACCTGCACCACCGGCTGCTGGAGATCGGCCACTCGCACGCCCGCGCGGTGTGGATCATGTACTTCTGGGCCGCGCTGATCGCCTTCGCCGCGGTCGCCTTCTCGGTCAACTCCTCCAGCCTGATGATCGTGTTGGTGATCATCGCGCTGAGCGCGGTCGGCCTGGTGGCGCTGCTGCTGCCGGCCTTCACCCCGCACGCCCCGCGCTGGGCGGAGTCCGTGGTGCCGCCGCGCTACCGCCGCCGGCGCCGGCGGATGGCGGCGGCCGCGGCCGCCGCCGAGCGGGAGATGCGCTCGGCCAACCCGCCCGCGCTGGGCGGCGCGACCGCCGTCGGCGACCGCGCGCCGCTGCCCGAGCGCCGCCGCCCGGTGAAGACCCGGTGA